The following are from one region of the Actinoplanes sp. L3-i22 genome:
- a CDS encoding cytochrome P450 — translation MSIAEIDYFTDAGVAANSAPYFDYMLANHPVWRESKYGVVIVTGYEEALQVYHQPEVYSSINRTGGPVLDLPVELVGDDLTELLERYREHFPTNDQIVTFDPPMHTDHRALLMGLITPKRLKENEEFLRSTADRFLDELLPAGEVEFIWRYAKRYAILAVADLLGVPESDHLMLIDQLATEAPMLGNLELKKTGHNSLERLYGYFVRQIEERRADPAGDILTGMALATFPDGSLPEPIQVARIAANLFAAGNETTVQLLGISLARIAEDPELQDLLRREPALVPKFIEEVLRIEAPIRGSFRLTKVATSIGGLDLAPGTVVMLLHGAAGRDARVFDDPGAFDVKRANARQHLAFGRGIHTCPGAPLARAEAVFSIQRLLARTERITISDQHHGPAGERHWELMQSYKFRGHTHLYLEFA, via the coding sequence ATGAGCATCGCGGAGATCGACTACTTCACCGACGCCGGCGTGGCGGCGAACTCGGCTCCCTATTTCGACTACATGCTGGCCAACCACCCGGTGTGGCGCGAGTCGAAGTACGGGGTCGTCATCGTCACCGGTTACGAGGAGGCGCTGCAGGTCTACCACCAGCCCGAGGTCTACTCCTCGATCAACCGGACCGGCGGCCCGGTCCTCGACCTGCCCGTCGAGCTGGTCGGCGACGACCTGACCGAGCTGCTGGAGCGGTACCGGGAGCACTTCCCGACCAACGACCAGATCGTCACGTTCGACCCGCCGATGCACACCGACCACCGGGCGCTGCTGATGGGCCTGATCACGCCGAAGCGGCTCAAGGAGAACGAGGAGTTCCTGCGCAGCACCGCGGACCGGTTCCTGGACGAGCTGCTGCCCGCCGGCGAGGTCGAGTTCATCTGGAGGTACGCCAAGCGCTACGCGATCCTCGCGGTCGCCGACCTGCTCGGGGTGCCCGAATCCGATCACCTGATGCTGATCGATCAGCTGGCCACCGAGGCGCCGATGCTGGGCAACCTCGAGCTGAAGAAGACCGGGCACAACAGCCTGGAGCGGCTCTACGGCTACTTCGTGCGGCAGATCGAGGAGCGGCGGGCCGACCCGGCCGGCGACATCCTGACCGGCATGGCCCTGGCCACCTTCCCGGACGGCTCGCTGCCCGAGCCGATCCAGGTCGCCCGGATCGCCGCGAACCTGTTCGCGGCCGGCAACGAGACGACCGTGCAACTGCTGGGCATCTCGCTGGCGCGGATCGCCGAGGACCCCGAGCTGCAGGACCTGCTGCGCCGCGAGCCCGCGCTGGTGCCCAAGTTCATCGAGGAGGTGCTGCGCATCGAGGCGCCGATCCGCGGCTCGTTCCGGCTCACCAAGGTCGCCACCAGCATCGGCGGCCTCGACCTCGCCCCCGGGACGGTGGTGATGCTGCTGCACGGGGCCGCCGGGCGCGACGCGCGGGTCTTCGACGACCCCGGCGCGTTCGACGTCAAGCGCGCCAACGCCCGCCAGCACCTGGCCTTCGGCCGCGGCATCCACACCTGCCCGGGCGCGCCGCTGGCCCGCGCCGAGGCGGTCTTCTCGATCCAGCGGCTGCTCGCGCGCACCGAGCGGATCACCATCTCGGACCAGCACCACGGCCCGGCCGGGGAGCGCCACTGGGAGCTGATGCAGAGCTACAAGTTCCGCGGCCACACCCACCTCTACCTGGAGTTCGCCTGA
- a CDS encoding ferredoxin, with the protein MSADPEITVDRDRCMGSGQCTFYAPHTFDLDDIDVAVVIDAHGDPDDKIDMAISVCPTRSLARASSDKQLGGTS; encoded by the coding sequence ATGAGCGCGGACCCGGAGATCACCGTCGACCGGGATCGCTGCATGGGCTCGGGCCAGTGCACGTTCTACGCCCCGCACACGTTCGACCTCGACGACATCGACGTCGCGGTCGTCATCGACGCCCACGGCGACCCCGACGACAAGATCGACATGGCGATCAGCGTGTGCCCGACCCGATCCCTCGCCCGTGCCTCGTCCGATAAACAATTGGGGGGTACGTCGTGA
- a CDS encoding Zn-ribbon domain-containing OB-fold protein, with protein MSTTPEAPVSTPIADLDGDDPLGTFDVGRRLVGTRCDDCGRTMIGARVVCSTCVSRAVSRVPLPATGVLYSFTRLHVGGDGVRAVGYVDLDDDVRTLADLREGPAPLRPDAPVELVVDGDDWFFTPSAGA; from the coding sequence GTGAGCACCACGCCCGAGGCTCCGGTCTCCACACCGATCGCCGACCTGGACGGCGACGACCCGCTCGGCACCTTCGACGTGGGCCGCCGCCTGGTCGGCACCCGCTGCGACGACTGCGGCCGGACGATGATCGGCGCCCGGGTCGTGTGCAGCACCTGCGTGAGCCGCGCCGTCTCGCGCGTCCCGCTGCCGGCCACCGGCGTCCTGTACTCCTTCACCCGGCTGCACGTGGGCGGGGACGGGGTGCGCGCGGTCGGCTACGTCGACCTCGACGACGACGTGCGCACGCTGGCCGACCTGCGCGAGGGCCCGGCCCCGCTGCGGCCGGACGCGCCCGTCGAGCTCGTCGTCGACGGCGACGACTGGTTCTTCACGCCGTCCGCCGGCGCCTGA